The Candidatus Zixiibacteriota bacterium genome includes the window CGAAGATCGTGGGCCTGTTCGGCTCGGGCAACGAGGCCAGGACCAACCTGGAGGCGATCTGCTGCGTCCGGTCGATCGAGCGGGTCAAGGTGTACAGCGTCACCAAGGAGCACCGGGAACGGTTCGCCGAGGAGATGACGGAGCGGCTGAACGTCGAGGTGCAGCCGGTCGCCAGCCCCGAGGCCGTGATCAAGGGATCGGACATCGTGATGTGCGCGACGAACTCGAGCGAGCCGGTCTTCGACGGCGGCTGGCTCGAGCCCGGGCAGATGGTGACGACGATCGCCAACACGGACGGCGTTCATCGCCGTACCGAGGCCGACGCCACGACCATGATCCGCAGCGACTTCATCGTGCTGAACGACAGGGAAACCGCCGTCGCGAACCAGCAGCGGGAGCTTCTCGACCTGATCGACGAGGGAAGGGTCGGCTGGGAGAAGGTTTGCGAGCTGGGCGAGGTGCTGATCGGGCGCCATCCGGGAAGGACGAGCGACCGGCAGATCGTTTACTACAAGAGCAATACGGGCGTCGGCATCCAGTTCGCGGCGGCCGGGGCGCTGATCTACGAGAACTGCAAGAAGCGGGGCCTCGGGCGCGAGCTGCCGTCCGAATGGTTCGGAGCCGACCTCAGCGAGTGGATGGACAGGGGCTTCATGCCTTCCCCGTGATCGTCGCGCGGCGGGGGCCGCGGGCGCTTGACATTGCATTCGTGATTGTATACACGCACGGCTTGTGCGCACACCAGCATCGAATCGCGCCGGCGGGCCCCTCTCTCTCACGGTTTACGACCGGATCAAGCAGGATATCGTCTGGGCGCGGCTTCATCCCGGGGAACCGCTTCTCGAGGAGGATCTGGCGAAAAGGCTCCGGGTGAGCCGCACGCCGGTCCGGGAAGCGCTCCGAAGGCTCAATCACGAAGGGCTGGTGCGGATCGTGCCCAACAAGGGGGCGTTCGTGCGGGTCCTCACGCCGCGCGACATCCGTGAAATTTACGAGGTCCGGCAGGCGCTGGAGGGCTTCGCGGCGGCGCAGGCGGCGGTCCGCCTTTCGGCGAAGCAGATCGGATCCCTCGTTCGCCTGGCCCGGCATCTGGAACAGCGTGCGCCCGGGCTGGGCTACCGGGAGGTGCGAGACGCGTGGGAGGCGTTGCGCCGGATGGCGATCGCCGCAGCGGACAACGAGCGCGTGGAAAAGATCCTGGCCTCGGTAAACGATCAGGTGGAGACGGCGCGGCATTACGCGTCGGCGCCGCCGGGGAGGATTCGGGAGCTGGTTGCGGATTTCGTCTCGCTCGTCCGGGCGCTGGAAAGTCGGACGCCCGCCAAGGCCCAAAGGCTGCTCCAGCATCATCTGGCCAAGAGCAAGAAGGTCCTTCTCGAGATGTTCGAGGAGCCGGTGGATTCCCGGGTCCGACGGAAAGGAGCCTCATGAAAGCGCGCGTTCTCCTGCTCGCCGTCGTCCTGATTCCGGTCGCCGTCGACGGCAGGGCCGACACGAAACCGCTGCGCATCGCTTATGCGGCGATCGCCGGGTCTCAGGCGCCGGTATGGATGCTCAAGGAATCCGGAAGGCTCGCAAGCCGCGGCATCCCCGTCGATCTGGTTTACGTCGCGGGCGCTCGCTCGGTGACGGCCGGCTTGCTCTCGGGCGAGATCCAGCTGGCCGTTCTCGGCACGACGGCGATCGTTCGCGCCTACGGGAGAGGTGCCGCCGACCTGGTATTGATCGGCGGGGTGGTGAACAACCCCACCTTCTCGGTGATGGTCCATCCCAGCATCGGCAGAGCGGAGGACCTGCGGGGGAAACCGGTGGCGATCACCCGCTTCGGGGGGTCCGTCGATTTCCTGATGCGCTGGTTCCTGAAACGCTCGGGGCTGGAGCCGGTGAGGGATGTACCGCTGGTCCAGGTCGGAGACGTCCCGTCCACCGTGTCCGCCCTGGAGAAGGGGAGCGCCATGGCGACGGTGATCGAGCCGCCGGGTCCGACGATCCTGAGAAAACGCGGGTTCAAGAAGCTCGTCGACATCCCCGACACCGGCATCCAGTACCAGTTTCTCTCCCTGGCGACGACCCGGACGTTCGCGCAGAAAAACGAGCCTCTCATGAAAAATCTCATGGCGGCGTACCGTGAAAGCATAGCGGATTTCAAGGCGAACAAGGGAAAGGCTTTCCAAGTCCTCGAGAAGTACCTGAAGGTCAACGACAAGGATGCGCTGGCGGACGTGTACGAGACCTACAGGTTGAACGTGCCCGACAAGGGAGAGATCAATCTCGCCGGTATCCGGACCATCATCGCCGAGGAATTGACCCCGCAGGAAAGCAAGGGCATCAAGGCGGAAGATCTGGTCGACCTCCGCTTCGCCGGAAAGTAGCGCGCGGGCGAACGCGCCGGGAGGCACGGATGAGCAAGAACTCTGTTCGCGCCGGCATCGGGTTGCTGGGGCTCTTTCTTTGCGCCGAGGCCCCGGCGCAGGAGCGGCTCCGTCTCGCCTATTCCGCGATCAGCGGCGCGATGCTCACCCCATGGGTGGCGCGGGAGTCGGGCATTTTCGGGAGGAACAACCTGGCGGTCGAGCTGGTCTACATAGCCGGAGGGTCGGCCACGGCCGCCGCTCTCCTCGGCGGGGACATCCAGATCATGCTCGCTAACGGCGAGGTGGTCGTGCGGAGCCGGCTTCAGGGTTCGGACATGGTTTCGTTCGCCGACACCACCTCGACCCTGGTTTTCTCCCTGATGGCCCGACCGGAAATCGCCGGTGCGGCCGAGTTGCGGGGCAAGCGCCTCGGCATCACCCGCTTCGGGACCGCAACGCACGCCGCGCTCGTCGCCGCCCTGGCCCATTTCGGGATCGGAGCGAACGAGGTTACGGTTCTCCAAATGGGAGGAATCCCGCAGATCATGGCCGGGATCGAAAAGGGGGCGATCGCCGGAGGCGTTCTGTCGCCGCCGATCAACATCAAGGCTAAAAAGCTCGGGCTGAAGGAGCTGCTGGACGTCGGCACGCTGCGGATTCCGTACCAGCAGACGACCTTCGTGGCGCGGCAGGAGTGGATCCGAAAGAGCCCGGAAGCGATGAAGGCGGTGACGCGGTCGATCGTCGAGGCGATCCACAAAATCAAGACCGACAAACCCTTCGCGCAGCGCATTCTCGGCAAGTACAGCAAGATCGACGATCCCGAGATCCTGGAGGAAGCCTACCGGATCTTTGCGTTGAACTACCTCCCGGAGGTTCCCTACCCGAGCGTCGAGGCCGTGCGGCGCAAGCTCGCCGAATTCGCCGCTGCCGACGAAAAAGCCCGCGCCCGAAGCGCAACCGAGTTCGTCGATCTCCGCTGGGTGCAGGAGCTCGAAAGCAGCGGCTTTATTCAGAAACTCTACCGGCGGTAAGCCGACGACGAAAAGGAGCCCAACCATGATTGTCGACTTTCAGCACCACTACGTGCCGGCGGACCTGGCGAAAAAACGCGGCCTCTATTCCGAACAGGTGGTCTTCGCGAAGGACGGAGCGGTCCCGAGCCTCACCATGCACTCGAAGCTGTACGATCCCGAGGCCCAGCTCGCAGACATGGACGAGGCCGGTGTCGACGTGTCGGTCATCTCCTGCCTGCTCGGCTGGTCGGCGCCTCTGGAGGATTGCCGCTTCATCAACGAAAAGCTCGCCGAGCTGCAGGCGAAGTACCCGGGGCGTTTCGTCGGCCTGGCGCAGGCGCCGGTGCTCGAAGGGAAGGCGGCGCTGGACGAGCTGGACCGCGCGGTTCGCAAACTCGGTCTCAAGGGCGTCACCGTGACGTCCCAGATCCAGGGTCTGCCGCTGGATTCGCCGAACCTCGACGCTTTCTACGGCAAGGTGAGCGAGCTCGACGTCCCGATCTTCGTCCACCCCGCGATGGTCCCGAAAGGGTACGAGCTGATCAACGACTACGATCTGGCGCGCATCCTCGGGCGGGAGATGGATCTCGCCCTCGCCGCGACGCGGATCATCGCAGGCGGGGTTCTCGACCGCTTTCCGGGCCTCAAATTCGTGATCGGCCACTTCGGCGGAGGGATCTCCTCCGTCAAGGACCGGCTCGTCGCCAAGGCCTATCGGTTCGGGACGCTCAAGAAGCCGTTCGAGGAGTATTTCGACATGCTTTACTTCGATCTTGCGGGATTCGAGGGCGGGCTTGCGGCGCTTCGCTGCGCGCTCCTTGGAATCAAGCCCGAGCGGCTGGTTTTCGCCACCGACTATCCCCAGGACTTCACCGGCGTCAGCACCGCCACGGGCCGCGGCATGAAGGCGTTGCGGGAGTACATCCAGGCGATCAGGGCGCTCGATCTCAGCGAGGATCTCAAAGAGGGGATTCTCGGAAAGACGGCGTCCGGGCTGCTCAAGCTGTAATCGATTCCGGCCATGATCGTCGACATCGAGCTGGACAAGTGCACGAGTTGCGGGCTTTGCGATCCGATCTGCCCGGCGGACGTGATCCACATGGAGCGCAACGGAGACCGGGAGTTCCCGGCCATCAAGTATCCCGAGCACTGCGTGACGTGCTTCAACTGCGAGATCTTCTGTCCCACGCAGTGCATCGACGTCCATCCGATCGTCCGGCGCCGGCCGCTGCCATGGTGATGTTGCGATGCTGGAAAAGATCGGTCGATTGATCGACTCGGATGTTCTCGTCGTCGGAGGCGGCGCGGGAGGCCTCTGGGCGGCCTTGAGCGCCAAGCGCCATTTTCCCGAGGGACGAATCACGCTCGTCGACGCCCACATGGTAGGGCGGACCGGACACACCGCTTTCTCGAACGCCTGGATGGTGATGGTCTCGCCGGAGGACGATCTCGACGCGTGCGTCCGCGACATCGTCGAGGGGAACGAATGGATCGCGGAGCAGGAGCTGATCCGGGAGGTCCTTTCCCTGTCGTACGGGCAGGTGCTGGATCTCGAAAGGATGGGGCTTCGGTTCGCGCGGGAGGGCGGGCAGTTCGTGCGGCGACCGACGCGCGGCCTGCGCGTCACGAAAGTGCTCAAGCCCGTCGGCGGCGGCCTGGAATTCTGCTGGGTCCTGCGCAAGGCGCTGGAGAGCGAGGGGATCCGCATCGTCGAGAGGATCTTCGTTACCGATCTGCTCCAGGACGATCACGGCTGGATCGCGGGCGCCGCCGGAATCGACGGGCGGAGCGGGGAATTCTGCGTTCTGCGCGCGAAAGCGACGGTTCTCGCCACCAACAGCGTTACCTTTCGCGCCGGCTTCGTGCGGGACCTCACCGGAACCGGCCCGGTTCTCGCCTATCGCGCGGGGGCGGCGATCACGAACGCCGAGTTCGGTTATCTCCGCCCGGCCACGCCCAAGTTCTATTTCGAAGGCATCACCTTCGCGATCCAGGACGGCGCGAAGTTCGTCAACGCGGCGGGCGAGCCGTTCATGGAAAAATACGAGCCGGACTGGGCCGATCAGGCGGACGTGCAGCTCATCAGCAAAGCGATGGTGATGGAGAAGCGGGCGGGAAAGGCGCCGCTCTACCTCGACATGTCGCTCGTGCCCGAGGAGAAACGGGAAGACTACCTGCACAGCACGGTCGCCTGGATGGACTATTTCTACAAGAAGCTCGGGGAGAGAGCCCGGATCGACATGTTCGGGCGAACCGAATACTATCCCTTTTATCAAATGACCAAGATGGCGATCAAAACGGACTCGGGATGCCGCGCGAGCCTGCCGGGATTGTTCGCCGCGGGGCTGGCGCAGGCGAGCTGCGCGACCCACTTTGCGGGCTTTCACATCGGCGCGTGCAACGGGACCGGCTGGATCGCCGGCCGAAGCGCGGCGGCTCTGGCGAGGGAGGTGCAGGCGCCTGCGGTCAGCGAGGCCGGGGCGGCGTCGCTGAAGGACAAGATCCGGAGGGGCTTCGGCGAGGGCCATGACCGGGCGGAAGACGAGCTGTTGTTCGAGCTGCAAAAGCTGATCTTCCGTTACGATCTGTCGATCCTGAAAACCGAGGAGCGCTTGTCCGAAGCGGTCGGGGCTCTGGCGGGTATCGAGGAGAAGCTGGCCGCGACCAAAGCGGGCCACACGCACGGCTTCGTGCGGCTGCGCGAGACCGAGGCGATGGTGGAGGCGGCAAAGCTCATCTTCATCGCCTCGCGCGCCCGGCAGGAAAGCCGCCTCAGCCATATCCGGGAAGACTTCCCGAAACGCGACGACCGCAACTGGCTCCGCTGGGTGCTGTTGCGCCGGCGCGGCGGCGAAGCCGAGGTGTC containing:
- a CDS encoding ABC transporter substrate-binding protein; this translates as MSKNSVRAGIGLLGLFLCAEAPAQERLRLAYSAISGAMLTPWVARESGIFGRNNLAVELVYIAGGSATAAALLGGDIQIMLANGEVVVRSRLQGSDMVSFADTTSTLVFSLMARPEIAGAAELRGKRLGITRFGTATHAALVAALAHFGIGANEVTVLQMGGIPQIMAGIEKGAIAGGVLSPPINIKAKKLGLKELLDVGTLRIPYQQTTFVARQEWIRKSPEAMKAVTRSIVEAIHKIKTDKPFAQRILGKYSKIDDPEILEEAYRIFALNYLPEVPYPSVEAVRRKLAEFAAADEKARARSATEFVDLRWVQELESSGFIQKLYRR
- a CDS encoding ornithine cyclodeaminase family protein, which encodes MLLITDPEVRQVLDMRDCIEAMERAFAEEAKGIAVNRPRTRYKVPPDLDKPGYMANIIPGAVPSSGVAALRYDSTIVQERVVGRARRMDFPSPLKRSWGFVLLFSLQTGEPLALVHDFSLSGIRVGATTGVAHRALAKKDAKIVGLFGSGNEARTNLEAICCVRSIERVKVYSVTKEHRERFAEEMTERLNVEVQPVASPEAVIKGSDIVMCATNSSEPVFDGGWLEPGQMVTTIANTDGVHRRTEADATTMIRSDFIVLNDRETAVANQQRELLDLIDEGRVGWEKVCELGEVLIGRHPGRTSDRQIVYYKSNTGVGIQFAAAGALIYENCKKRGLGRELPSEWFGADLSEWMDRGFMPSP
- a CDS encoding FAD-binding protein: MLEKIGRLIDSDVLVVGGGAGGLWAALSAKRHFPEGRITLVDAHMVGRTGHTAFSNAWMVMVSPEDDLDACVRDIVEGNEWIAEQELIREVLSLSYGQVLDLERMGLRFAREGGQFVRRPTRGLRVTKVLKPVGGGLEFCWVLRKALESEGIRIVERIFVTDLLQDDHGWIAGAAGIDGRSGEFCVLRAKATVLATNSVTFRAGFVRDLTGTGPVLAYRAGAAITNAEFGYLRPATPKFYFEGITFAIQDGAKFVNAAGEPFMEKYEPDWADQADVQLISKAMVMEKRAGKAPLYLDMSLVPEEKREDYLHSTVAWMDYFYKKLGERARIDMFGRTEYYPFYQMTKMAIKTDSGCRASLPGLFAAGLAQASCATHFAGFHIGACNGTGWIAGRSAAALAREVQAPAVSEAGAASLKDKIRRGFGEGHDRAEDELLFELQKLIFRYDLSILKTEERLSEAVGALAGIEEKLAATKAGHTHGFVRLRETEAMVEAAKLIFIASRARQESRLSHIREDFPKRDDRNWLRWVLLRRRGGEAEVSTEPIATPLVPPPREASP
- a CDS encoding GntR family transcriptional regulator gives rise to the protein MRTPASNRAGGPLSLTVYDRIKQDIVWARLHPGEPLLEEDLAKRLRVSRTPVREALRRLNHEGLVRIVPNKGAFVRVLTPRDIREIYEVRQALEGFAAAQAAVRLSAKQIGSLVRLARHLEQRAPGLGYREVRDAWEALRRMAIAAADNERVEKILASVNDQVETARHYASAPPGRIRELVADFVSLVRALESRTPAKAQRLLQHHLAKSKKVLLEMFEEPVDSRVRRKGAS
- a CDS encoding amidohydrolase family protein, translated to MIVDFQHHYVPADLAKKRGLYSEQVVFAKDGAVPSLTMHSKLYDPEAQLADMDEAGVDVSVISCLLGWSAPLEDCRFINEKLAELQAKYPGRFVGLAQAPVLEGKAALDELDRAVRKLGLKGVTVTSQIQGLPLDSPNLDAFYGKVSELDVPIFVHPAMVPKGYELINDYDLARILGREMDLALAATRIIAGGVLDRFPGLKFVIGHFGGGISSVKDRLVAKAYRFGTLKKPFEEYFDMLYFDLAGFEGGLAALRCALLGIKPERLVFATDYPQDFTGVSTATGRGMKALREYIQAIRALDLSEDLKEGILGKTASGLLKL
- a CDS encoding ABC transporter substrate-binding protein, which codes for MKARVLLLAVVLIPVAVDGRADTKPLRIAYAAIAGSQAPVWMLKESGRLASRGIPVDLVYVAGARSVTAGLLSGEIQLAVLGTTAIVRAYGRGAADLVLIGGVVNNPTFSVMVHPSIGRAEDLRGKPVAITRFGGSVDFLMRWFLKRSGLEPVRDVPLVQVGDVPSTVSALEKGSAMATVIEPPGPTILRKRGFKKLVDIPDTGIQYQFLSLATTRTFAQKNEPLMKNLMAAYRESIADFKANKGKAFQVLEKYLKVNDKDALADVYETYRLNVPDKGEINLAGIRTIIAEELTPQESKGIKAEDLVDLRFAGK
- a CDS encoding 4Fe-4S dicluster domain-containing protein; its protein translation is MIVDIELDKCTSCGLCDPICPADVIHMERNGDREFPAIKYPEHCVTCFNCEIFCPTQCIDVHPIVRRRPLPW